A region of Micromonospora sp. WMMD882 DNA encodes the following proteins:
- a CDS encoding ATP-binding cassette domain-containing protein, which translates to MSTTPLLELRGIDKSFGPVQVLRDVAFSAHPGEVTALVGDNGAGKSTLVKCISGIYPTDGGQFLFDGRPVTIHSPRDAAALGIEVVYQDLALCDNLDIVQNMFLGREKRSGIVLDEPTMEQMAAETLAGLSVRTVKSLRQHVSSLSGGQRQTVAIAKAVLWNSRLVILDEPTAALGVAQTAQVLELVRRLADNGLAVVLISHNMNDVFAVSDRIAALYLGQMVAQVKTTDITHSQVVELITAGRSGTLGLTAGNDAGRPDNGGDAADSNPGALR; encoded by the coding sequence GTGTCCACCACCCCCCTGCTGGAACTACGAGGGATCGACAAGAGCTTCGGTCCCGTCCAGGTCCTCCGTGACGTGGCCTTCTCCGCCCACCCGGGGGAGGTGACCGCCCTGGTCGGTGACAACGGCGCGGGCAAGTCGACCCTGGTCAAGTGCATCAGCGGCATCTACCCGACCGACGGCGGCCAGTTCCTCTTCGACGGCCGCCCGGTCACCATCCACAGCCCCCGGGACGCCGCCGCGCTCGGCATCGAGGTCGTCTACCAGGACCTCGCGCTCTGCGACAACCTCGACATCGTGCAGAACATGTTCCTCGGCCGGGAGAAGCGCAGCGGCATCGTGCTCGACGAGCCGACCATGGAGCAGATGGCGGCGGAGACCCTGGCCGGGCTGAGCGTCCGGACGGTCAAGTCGCTGCGCCAGCACGTGTCCAGCCTCTCCGGCGGCCAACGGCAGACCGTGGCGATCGCCAAGGCGGTGCTGTGGAACAGTCGCCTGGTGATCCTGGACGAGCCGACCGCCGCGCTCGGCGTCGCGCAGACCGCCCAGGTGCTCGAACTGGTCCGCCGGCTCGCCGACAACGGCCTGGCCGTCGTGCTCATCTCGCACAACATGAACGACGTCTTCGCGGTCTCCGACCGGATCGCCGCGCTCTACCTCGGGCAGATGGTCGCCCAGGTGAAGACCACCGACATCACCCACTCCCAGGTGGTCGAGCTCATCACCGCCGGCCGGTCCGGCACGCTCGGCCTCACCGCCGGCAACGACGCCGGCCGCCCCGACAACGGCGGCGACGCCGCCGACAGCAACCCAGGAGCCCTGCGATGA
- the groES gene encoding co-chaperone GroES, whose amino-acid sequence MPVTTATKVAIKPLEDRILVQANEAETTTASGIVIPDTAKEKPQEGTVLAVGPGRVDDKGNRIPVDVQVGDTVIYSKYGGTEVKYAGEEYLVLSARDVLAVIEK is encoded by the coding sequence ATGCCCGTGACTACCGCGACCAAGGTTGCGATCAAGCCGCTCGAGGACCGGATCCTGGTCCAGGCGAACGAGGCTGAGACCACCACGGCGTCGGGCATCGTGATCCCCGACACCGCCAAGGAGAAGCCGCAGGAGGGCACCGTCCTCGCTGTCGGCCCGGGCCGCGTCGACGACAAGGGCAACCGGATTCCGGTTGACGTGCAGGTCGGCGACACCGTCATCTACTCGAAGTACGGCGGCACCGAGGTCAAGTACGCCGGCGAGGAGTACCTGGTGCTCTCCGCCCGCGACGTCCTCGCGGTCATCGAGAAGTAG
- a CDS encoding substrate-binding domain-containing protein — MRRGILTVATVGLLATGGLAACGDDSDSGGTDAGSDKKAKIGVILPDSKSSGRWENADRKYLQAAFEAAGVEYDIQNAQDDKNQFQTIADQMITSGVTALMIVNLDSGTGKAVLDKAKSQGVATIDYDRLTLGGSAEYYVSFDNEVVGKLQGEGLSKCLTDKGVQKPVVAYLNGSPTDNNATLFKNGYDSVLKPKFDSGEYTKGPEQSVPAWDPAQAATLFEQMMTKSGGKIDGVLAANDALGNAAISVLKKNKLNGKVPVTGQDADVQGLQNILAGDQCMTVYKAIKQEADAAAELAIALAKGERKETGQVVKDPEGNRDVPSVLLTPKLIFKENVKDVVADGYVTKEALCAGAYATLCAEAGIS, encoded by the coding sequence ATGCGTAGAGGGATCCTCACCGTCGCGACCGTGGGCCTGCTCGCCACCGGCGGCCTGGCCGCCTGCGGCGACGACTCCGACAGCGGCGGCACCGACGCCGGCTCGGACAAGAAGGCCAAGATCGGCGTGATCCTGCCGGACAGCAAGTCCTCCGGCCGGTGGGAGAACGCGGACCGCAAGTACCTCCAGGCGGCCTTCGAGGCGGCCGGTGTGGAGTACGACATCCAGAACGCCCAGGACGACAAGAACCAGTTCCAGACCATCGCCGACCAGATGATCACCAGCGGGGTGACCGCTCTGATGATCGTCAACCTGGACTCCGGCACCGGCAAGGCCGTGCTGGACAAGGCGAAGTCGCAGGGCGTCGCCACCATCGACTACGACCGGCTCACCCTCGGCGGCAGCGCCGAGTACTACGTCAGCTTCGACAACGAGGTGGTCGGCAAGCTCCAGGGCGAGGGCCTGAGCAAGTGCCTGACCGACAAGGGCGTGCAGAAGCCCGTGGTGGCGTACCTGAACGGCTCCCCCACCGACAACAACGCCACCCTGTTCAAGAACGGCTACGACTCGGTGCTCAAGCCGAAGTTCGACTCCGGCGAGTACACCAAGGGCCCGGAGCAGTCCGTCCCGGCCTGGGACCCGGCCCAGGCCGCCACCCTGTTCGAGCAGATGATGACCAAGAGCGGCGGCAAGATCGACGGGGTGCTCGCCGCGAACGACGCGCTCGGCAACGCGGCCATCTCGGTGCTCAAGAAGAACAAGCTCAACGGCAAGGTGCCGGTCACCGGCCAGGACGCCGACGTGCAGGGGCTGCAGAACATCCTCGCCGGCGACCAGTGCATGACCGTCTACAAGGCGATCAAGCAGGAGGCCGACGCCGCCGCCGAGCTGGCCATCGCGCTGGCCAAGGGCGAGCGCAAGGAGACCGGCCAGGTGGTCAAGGACCCGGAGGGCAACCGTGACGTGCCGTCGGTCCTGCTCACCCCGAAGCTGATCTTCAAGGAGAACGTCAAGGACGTGGTGGCGGACGGCTACGTCACCAAGGAGGCGCTCTGCGCCGGGGCGTACGCCACGCTCTGCGCCGAGGCCGGGATCAGCTAG
- the ybaK gene encoding Cys-tRNA(Pro) deacylase, translated as MAGQGTPATALLTRRGVRHSVHPYRVPPETPQYGARVAAALGVPTGQVFKTLVTEVDGGLTVAVVPVTGELDLKALAAAVGGKRAGLADRVLAERVTGYVRGGISPLGQRRRLPTVLDSSALGFPTVYVSAGRRGLQVQLAPADLIALTGATTAPLATAPLATGPLATGPSPTAG; from the coding sequence GTGGCGGGCCAGGGCACCCCGGCGACGGCGCTGCTGACCAGGCGCGGCGTACGGCACAGCGTGCACCCGTACCGGGTCCCGCCGGAGACCCCGCAGTACGGCGCCCGGGTGGCGGCGGCGCTTGGCGTGCCGACCGGGCAGGTCTTCAAGACCCTGGTGACCGAGGTGGACGGCGGGCTGACCGTGGCGGTCGTGCCGGTCACCGGCGAGTTGGACCTGAAGGCGCTGGCCGCCGCCGTGGGCGGCAAGCGGGCCGGTTTGGCCGACCGGGTCCTCGCCGAGCGGGTCACCGGCTACGTGCGGGGCGGGATCAGCCCGCTGGGGCAGCGCCGGCGGTTGCCGACCGTGTTGGACTCCTCCGCCCTCGGCTTTCCGACGGTCTACGTCTCGGCCGGCCGGCGCGGGCTCCAGGTCCAGCTCGCCCCGGCGGACCTGATCGCCCTGACCGGCGCGACCACCGCCCCGCTCGCCACCGCCCCGCTCGCCACCGGCCCGCTCGCCACCGGCCCGTCGCCCACGGCCGGCTGA
- the groL gene encoding chaperonin GroEL (60 kDa chaperone family; promotes refolding of misfolded polypeptides especially under stressful conditions; forms two stacked rings of heptamers to form a barrel-shaped 14mer; ends can be capped by GroES; misfolded proteins enter the barrel where they are refolded when GroES binds) — protein MAKILSFSDDARHLLEHGVNALADAVKVTLGPRGRNVVLDKKFGAPTITNDGVTIAKEIELTNPYENLGAQLVKEVATKTNDVAGDGTTTATVLAQAMVREGLRNVTAGANPSGLKRGIDAAATKVSEALLERAVDVDDKKSIAHVATISAQDSTIGELIAEAMERVGRDGVITVEEGSALHTELDVTEGLQFDKGFISPNFVTDTESQEAVLENPYILITTQKISAIEELLPLLEKVLSDSKPLLIIAEDVDGQALSTLVVNSIRKTLKVCAVKAPGFGDRRKAMLQDMAIQTGAELVAPELGYKLDQIGLEVLGTARRVVVDKENTTIVDGGGRDTEVADRVAQIRKEIEASDSEWDREKLSERLAKLSGGVAVIKVGAATEVEMKERKHRIEDAIAATKAAVEEGTVPGGGAALAQILPVLGDDLGFTGDEKVGVSIVRKALVEPLRWIAQNAGHDGYVVVQKVSGQDWGHGLDAATGDYVDLVGNGIIDPVKVTRNAVTNAASIAGLLLTTESLVVEKPEKAEPAAAGGHGHSHGHGHQHGPGF, from the coding sequence ATGGCGAAGATCCTGAGCTTCTCGGACGACGCCCGGCACCTGCTCGAGCACGGTGTCAACGCGCTCGCGGACGCGGTCAAGGTCACTCTCGGCCCGCGCGGGCGCAACGTCGTCCTGGACAAGAAATTCGGTGCGCCGACGATCACCAACGATGGGGTCACCATCGCCAAGGAGATCGAGCTCACCAACCCGTACGAGAACCTTGGCGCGCAGCTCGTCAAGGAGGTGGCGACCAAGACCAACGACGTCGCCGGCGACGGGACCACCACCGCCACCGTGCTCGCCCAGGCCATGGTCCGGGAGGGCCTGCGCAACGTGACCGCCGGGGCGAACCCGTCCGGTCTCAAGCGGGGCATCGACGCGGCGGCCACCAAGGTCTCCGAGGCGCTGCTGGAGCGGGCCGTCGACGTCGACGACAAGAAGTCGATCGCGCACGTGGCGACCATCTCCGCGCAGGACTCCACCATCGGTGAGCTGATCGCCGAGGCGATGGAGCGGGTCGGCCGCGACGGTGTCATCACCGTCGAGGAGGGCTCCGCCCTGCACACCGAGCTGGACGTGACCGAGGGTCTCCAGTTCGACAAGGGCTTCATCTCGCCGAACTTCGTCACCGACACCGAGTCGCAGGAAGCGGTTCTGGAGAACCCGTACATCCTGATCACCACGCAGAAGATCTCCGCGATCGAGGAGCTGCTGCCGCTGCTGGAGAAGGTCCTCTCCGACAGCAAGCCGCTGCTGATCATCGCCGAGGACGTCGACGGGCAGGCGCTCTCCACCCTGGTGGTCAACTCGATCCGCAAGACCCTCAAGGTCTGCGCGGTGAAGGCTCCGGGCTTCGGTGACCGCCGCAAGGCGATGCTCCAGGACATGGCGATCCAGACCGGCGCCGAGCTGGTCGCGCCGGAGCTGGGCTACAAGCTCGACCAGATCGGGCTGGAGGTGCTCGGCACCGCCCGCCGGGTCGTCGTCGACAAGGAGAACACCACCATCGTCGACGGCGGCGGCCGGGACACCGAGGTCGCCGACCGGGTCGCGCAGATCCGCAAGGAGATCGAGGCCTCGGACTCCGAGTGGGACCGCGAGAAGCTCTCCGAGCGGCTGGCGAAGCTCTCCGGCGGCGTCGCGGTGATCAAGGTGGGCGCGGCGACCGAGGTCGAGATGAAGGAGCGCAAGCACCGCATCGAGGACGCCATCGCCGCGACCAAGGCCGCCGTCGAGGAGGGCACCGTCCCGGGTGGCGGGGCCGCCCTGGCCCAGATCCTCCCGGTGCTCGGCGACGACCTCGGCTTCACCGGGGACGAGAAGGTCGGCGTCTCGATCGTCCGCAAGGCGCTCGTCGAGCCGCTGCGCTGGATCGCCCAGAACGCCGGGCACGACGGGTACGTCGTCGTGCAGAAGGTCTCCGGCCAGGATTGGGGCCACGGCCTCGACGCCGCCACCGGTGACTACGTCGACCTGGTCGGCAACGGCATCATCGACCCGGTGAAGGTGACCCGCAACGCGGTCACCAACGCCGCCTCGATCGCCGGCCTGCTGCTCACCACCGAGAGCCTGGTGGTGGAGAAGCCGGAGAAGGCGGAGCCGGCCGCCGCCGGCGGTCACGGCCACTCGCACGGCCACGGCCACCAGCACGGCCCCGGCTTCTGA
- a CDS encoding methyltransferase domain-containing protein: MDLDQFAALRTAEGSAALTAATRVAGGDPLAAAAALRSAGVPAGLAASALTQAELRRRAVGKFGPAAAGMFLTRAGLEQATRREVADRRAARLRAAGVRTLADLGCGLGADALAAARAGIRVYGVEADPLTAALAAANAEAAGLADRFTVECADATTVDVSGMDAVFCDPARRKAGTGRRIFDPDAYSPPWGFVTALTERAPATVVKVAPGLDHALIPADAEAEWVSVRGDLVEAALWCGHLAEVPRRATLCGEGPLPEASGTERGPSPHQLTGSGVAEASVGPVRRYLHDPDPAVVRAHLVAELADRLDATIADPSIAYLYADTPAPTPYTRCLEVTDVLPFSLKRLRALLRERRVGRVEILKRGSALEPERLRRDLRLAGDASASLVLTRVAGAPTVLVAQPIG, from the coding sequence GTGGATCTGGACCAGTTCGCCGCGCTGCGTACCGCCGAGGGGTCGGCGGCGCTGACCGCCGCGACGCGGGTGGCCGGCGGCGACCCGCTGGCCGCGGCGGCGGCGCTGCGCTCGGCCGGCGTGCCGGCCGGGCTCGCGGCGTCCGCGCTCACCCAGGCCGAGCTGCGCCGCCGGGCGGTCGGCAAGTTCGGCCCGGCCGCGGCCGGGATGTTCCTCACCCGGGCCGGCCTGGAGCAGGCCACCCGGCGGGAGGTGGCCGACCGGCGCGCGGCGCGGCTGCGCGCCGCCGGGGTGCGCACCCTCGCCGACCTGGGTTGCGGCCTGGGGGCGGACGCGCTGGCCGCCGCCCGGGCCGGCATCCGGGTGTACGGGGTGGAAGCCGACCCGCTGACCGCCGCGCTGGCCGCCGCCAACGCCGAGGCCGCCGGGCTGGCCGACCGGTTCACCGTGGAGTGCGCCGACGCCACCACCGTCGACGTGTCCGGGATGGACGCGGTCTTCTGCGACCCGGCCCGACGGAAGGCCGGCACCGGTCGGCGGATCTTCGACCCCGACGCCTACTCCCCGCCCTGGGGGTTCGTGACCGCGCTCACCGAACGGGCGCCGGCCACCGTGGTCAAGGTGGCCCCCGGCCTCGACCACGCGCTGATCCCGGCCGACGCCGAGGCGGAGTGGGTGAGCGTACGCGGCGACCTGGTCGAGGCCGCCCTCTGGTGCGGCCACCTCGCCGAAGTCCCCCGCCGCGCCACCCTGTGCGGGGAAGGGCCCCTTCCCGAGGCCTCCGGCACGGAAAGGGGCCCTTCCCCGCATCAGCTCACCGGCAGCGGCGTCGCCGAGGCGAGCGTCGGCCCGGTCCGGCGCTACCTGCACGACCCGGACCCGGCGGTGGTCCGCGCGCACCTGGTGGCCGAGCTGGCCGACCGGCTGGACGCGACGATCGCCGACCCGAGCATCGCCTACCTGTACGCCGACACCCCCGCCCCGACCCCGTACACCAGGTGCCTGGAGGTCACCGACGTGCTGCCGTTCTCGCTGAAGCGGCTGCGTGCCCTGCTGCGCGAGCGGCGGGTCGGCCGGGTGGAGATCCTCAAGCGCGGTTCGGCGCTGGAGCCGGAGCGGTTGCGCCGGGACCTGCGGCTGGCCGGTGACGCCTCGGCCAGCCTGGTGCTCACCCGGGTCGCCGGGGCGCCGACCGTGCTGGTCGCCCAGCCGATCGGCTAG